One Methylobacterium oryzae DNA window includes the following coding sequences:
- the rdgB gene encoding RdgB/HAM1 family non-canonical purine NTP pyrophosphatase, which produces MSRRLTGKVVIATHNAGKLAEMRDLLAPFGIEAVSAGELGLPEPDETGTMFAENAAIKARAAADATGLPAFADDSGLCVDALDGAPGIFSARWAGATKDFTGAMARIFAELDRRGAAERRAHFVSALVLAWPDGHTELFEGRVFGDLVAAKGSAGFGYDPIFRPDGHDRTFGEMSAEEKHGVDWQQGRGLSHRARAFVELSRACLAPGA; this is translated from the coding sequence GTGAGCCGCCGTCTGACCGGGAAGGTGGTCATCGCCACGCACAATGCCGGCAAGCTCGCCGAGATGCGCGACCTGCTCGCGCCGTTCGGGATCGAGGCGGTGTCGGCGGGCGAGCTCGGCCTGCCCGAGCCCGACGAGACCGGCACGATGTTCGCCGAGAACGCGGCGATCAAGGCGCGGGCGGCGGCCGACGCCACCGGGCTGCCGGCCTTCGCGGACGATTCCGGCCTGTGCGTCGACGCCCTGGACGGCGCGCCGGGCATCTTCTCGGCCCGCTGGGCCGGCGCGACCAAGGACTTCACCGGCGCGATGGCGCGGATCTTCGCCGAACTCGACCGGCGCGGGGCCGCCGAGCGCCGGGCGCACTTCGTGTCCGCCCTCGTGCTGGCTTGGCCGGACGGGCACACCGAGCTGTTCGAGGGACGGGTCTTCGGCGACCTCGTCGCCGCGAAGGGCTCCGCAGGCTTCGGCTACGACCCGATCTTCCGGCCGGACGGCCACGACCGCACCTTCGGCGAGATGAGCGCCGAGGAGAAGCACGGGGTCGACTGGCAGCAGGGGCGGGGCCTGTCGCACCGGGCGCGGGCCTTCGTCGAGCTGAGCCGCGCCTGCCTCGCGCCCGGCGCCTGA